In one Parvibaculum sp. genomic region, the following are encoded:
- a CDS encoding DegT/DnrJ/EryC1/StrS family aminotransferase, whose amino-acid sequence MIVAKEPIAVAGPWVTEREIQYVTEAARTAWFKDHYVFNARFEKAFAEYIGVKHAVSLPHCTAAIHLSLAAGGVGPGDEVIVPDVTWIASVAPVIYVGATPVFADIKRDTWCIDPASVEAAITERTKAIIGVDLYGSMADWAELRRIADAHGLLLIEDAAESLGSEYAGRKAGALGDTGVFSFHGSKTVTTGEGGMLVTNDDHLHTRVMTLRDHGRPPGDKLFLNAEVGFKYKMSAFQAAFGLAQIERVEELVARKREIFSWYRNALEGVNGITLNAEPMGTVNSYWMVTVIPDPTYGMDKFALMEAFRERNIDTRPFFSPLSSLPAFADRPESSAHMPEHPAGEAIAKFGVNLPSGYHMTPELVQFVTDALRQILKA is encoded by the coding sequence GTGATAGTTGCCAAGGAACCGATTGCGGTCGCCGGCCCGTGGGTCACGGAACGGGAAATCCAGTATGTGACCGAGGCAGCGCGCACTGCCTGGTTCAAGGATCACTATGTTTTCAATGCGCGCTTCGAGAAAGCATTCGCTGAATACATCGGTGTGAAGCATGCCGTTTCCCTTCCCCATTGCACGGCGGCAATCCACCTTTCGCTCGCGGCGGGCGGTGTCGGCCCGGGCGATGAAGTGATCGTACCGGACGTCACATGGATCGCGTCGGTTGCGCCTGTGATCTATGTCGGCGCTACGCCGGTATTCGCCGACATCAAGCGCGACACATGGTGCATCGACCCGGCCTCGGTCGAAGCAGCAATTACCGAGCGAACAAAGGCGATTATCGGCGTCGACCTCTACGGATCGATGGCAGACTGGGCCGAACTGCGACGGATCGCCGACGCCCACGGGCTCCTGCTTATCGAGGACGCCGCAGAGTCCCTCGGATCCGAGTATGCCGGGCGCAAAGCCGGGGCACTTGGCGACACCGGCGTCTTTTCATTTCATGGCTCCAAAACCGTGACAACGGGCGAAGGTGGGATGCTCGTCACCAACGACGACCACCTGCATACGCGTGTGATGACGTTGCGCGACCACGGCCGTCCGCCGGGCGACAAGCTGTTCCTGAACGCCGAAGTCGGCTTCAAATACAAGATGAGCGCCTTTCAGGCCGCATTCGGGCTGGCGCAGATCGAGCGCGTTGAAGAGCTGGTCGCGAGGAAGCGCGAGATATTCTCCTGGTACAGGAATGCACTGGAGGGCGTGAACGGCATCACACTGAACGCGGAGCCAATGGGCACCGTCAATTCATACTGGATGGTCACGGTGATTCCCGACCCCACATATGGAATGGACAAATTCGCGTTGATGGAAGCATTCCGTGAGCGGAATATCGATACGCGCCCCTTCTTTTCACCTCTGTCCAGCTTGCCCGCCTTTGCAGACCGACCGGAATCTTCAGCTCATATGCCCGAACATCCTGCGGGGGAGGCAATCGCGAAGTTTGGCGTCAATCTTCCATCGGGATATCACATGACGCCTGAGTTGGTGCAGTTCGTCACCGATGCACTCAGGCAGATATTAAAGGCCTAA
- a CDS encoding alcohol dehydrogenase encodes MKSEAIVDYGQALKIVESETPKPQGSEVLLKVTHCGVCHSDVHIHDGYFDMGGGNKLDVRGGRQLPFTLGHEIEGEVVAVGPDAQGVEIGAHRVAYPWIGCGECPTCKRGDEHLCNKPRNLGIHVAGGYATHVIVPHPRYLIDYTGVADGLAATYMCSGLTAYGAMKKLGDISAEERVMVVGLGGVGMMGLQFAKAMFPAAPLGADVDDSKLQAAKGSGAHEVYNPKDPEAIKKVLADTNGGVPAAVDFVGSEASLKFATSIVRKGGQVVIVGLFGGGFSMPIPMFPMRALTIGGSYVGSLGETHEMMDLVKAGKIDPIPVSERPLGQGSQALDDLRKGSVMGRVVLKP; translated from the coding sequence ATGAAATCCGAAGCCATTGTCGACTACGGGCAGGCGCTGAAAATCGTCGAGAGCGAAACGCCGAAACCGCAAGGCTCGGAAGTGCTGTTGAAGGTGACGCATTGCGGCGTCTGCCACTCGGATGTGCATATCCATGATGGTTATTTCGATATGGGTGGCGGCAACAAGCTCGACGTTCGCGGCGGGCGGCAACTGCCGTTCACGCTCGGACACGAGATCGAAGGCGAGGTGGTGGCCGTCGGGCCGGACGCTCAAGGCGTCGAGATCGGTGCGCATCGCGTTGCCTATCCGTGGATCGGCTGCGGCGAATGCCCCACCTGCAAGCGCGGCGACGAGCACCTCTGCAACAAGCCGCGCAATCTCGGTATTCATGTCGCGGGCGGCTATGCGACCCATGTGATCGTGCCGCATCCGCGCTATCTGATCGACTATACGGGCGTCGCGGATGGGCTGGCCGCCACCTATATGTGCTCGGGGCTAACGGCCTATGGCGCGATGAAGAAGCTCGGCGACATCAGCGCCGAGGAACGCGTGATGGTGGTCGGTCTCGGCGGCGTCGGCATGATGGGGCTGCAATTCGCCAAGGCGATGTTCCCCGCCGCACCGCTCGGCGCCGATGTCGACGACAGCAAGCTGCAGGCAGCCAAGGGATCCGGCGCGCACGAGGTCTACAATCCGAAGGACCCCGAAGCGATCAAGAAGGTACTTGCGGACACGAATGGCGGCGTACCCGCGGCGGTCGACTTTGTCGGATCGGAAGCATCACTCAAATTCGCGACCAGCATCGTGCGCAAGGGCGGACAGGTGGTGATCGTCGGGCTGTTCGGCGGCGGCTTCTCGATGCCGATCCCGATGTTCCCGATGCGCGCCCTGACGATCGGCGGTTCGTATGTCGGATCGCTCGGCGAGACGCATGAAATGATGGATCTGGTGAAGGCCGGGAAGATCGACCCGATCCCGGTCAGCGAACGGCCGCTCGGCCAGGGCTCACAGGCCCTCGACGATTTGCGCAAGGGCAGCGTGATGGGGCGCGTGGTGCTGAAACCGTGA
- the rsmA gene encoding 16S rRNA (adenine(1518)-N(6)/adenine(1519)-N(6))-dimethyltransferase RsmA — MSGALPPLREVIARHGLAARKALGQNFLLDLNLTGRIARAAGALEGHDVVEIGPGPGGLTRALLDNGARRVIAIERDARCIAALEEIAAAYPGRLTIVEGDALKTDMAALATRPARIVANLPYNIATPLLVGWLQTDPWPPWFSSLTLMFQREVAERIVAAPGGKAYGRLAVLAQWRTSPRILFDVDRRAFTPPPAVTSSVVELVPRETPLAAADPRALETVVAAAFGQRRKMLRASLKSLGRDPAAMIEAADASPTQRAEELTVEQFCALARAYVAGS; from the coding sequence ATGAGCGGCGCCCTGCCGCCGCTCCGCGAGGTGATCGCCCGTCACGGGCTCGCCGCCCGCAAGGCACTCGGCCAGAACTTCTTGCTCGACCTCAACCTGACCGGGCGCATCGCGCGGGCAGCCGGCGCGCTCGAAGGGCATGACGTCGTCGAAATCGGCCCCGGACCGGGCGGGCTGACGCGGGCGCTGCTCGACAATGGCGCGCGGCGCGTCATCGCCATCGAGCGCGACGCGCGCTGCATTGCAGCGCTGGAGGAGATTGCTGCGGCCTATCCGGGGCGCCTGACCATTGTGGAAGGCGATGCCCTGAAAACGGATATGGCGGCGCTTGCCACACGCCCCGCTCGCATTGTCGCAAACCTGCCCTACAACATCGCGACGCCGCTGCTGGTCGGCTGGCTGCAGACCGACCCCTGGCCGCCCTGGTTTTCGAGCCTGACGCTGATGTTCCAGCGCGAGGTGGCAGAACGGATCGTCGCCGCGCCCGGCGGCAAAGCCTATGGGCGGCTTGCCGTTCTGGCGCAATGGCGGACAAGCCCTCGCATTCTGTTCGATGTCGACCGGCGGGCCTTCACGCCGCCGCCTGCCGTTACGTCATCGGTCGTCGAGCTGGTGCCGCGCGAGACGCCGCTTGCCGCCGCCGATCCGCGGGCGCTCGAGACGGTGGTTGCCGCTGCTTTCGGGCAGCGGCGGAAGATGTTGCGCGCCAGCCTGAAATCGCTCGGGCGCGATCCGGCGGCGATGATCGAGGCCGCAGACGCGTCGCCGACCCAACGCGCCGAGGAACTCACCGTCGAGCAGTTCTGTGCGCTGGCGCGCGCCTATGTGGCGGGGTCATGA